In Cygnus atratus isolate AKBS03 ecotype Queensland, Australia chromosome 5, CAtr_DNAZoo_HiC_assembly, whole genome shotgun sequence, a single window of DNA contains:
- the OLFML1 gene encoding olfactomedin-like protein 1: MIVLQLQFLLALFLASIMGEAQHVMQDAALMNYIDRRILSLENRLEKCNQDILDYVEEFRDFSQMVLSRLAGLNNYETEVKSEVENLLTRVERAQRDIDYFGSVTDSNTCIEVGEDLVKQQLLEAEEEKRKLKLMLNASCDHMLAGVKSLKIVKKTGDKHGSWMKDPGKKHTKIYLLNSSVNNVIFEFANIMTFMESNHTLKARRITLPFPWEGTGHVIYQGFLFYHRHGSLNEIIKFNIQKRNIADQMVLPGAGRIPAYQLSPSTKIDLAIDEQGLWAIHSEPETGGNIVVTKINHVTMSVEHTWDTSCNSKDAEAAFIACNTLYVVYNFPSGGTSRIHCVYDVLDAVNTYEIPALHFPKRQGSHSTVHYDPKEKQLLAWGDGSQIIYKLHTTQKV; encoded by the exons ATGATAGTCTTGCAACTCCAATTTTTATTAGCTCTATTCCTCGCAAGCATCATGGGAGAGGCCCAACATGTAATGCAAGATGCAGCACTGATGAACTACATCGACCGGCGTATCCTATCTTTGGAG AACCGACTGGAAAAATGTAACCAAGACATACTGGATTATGTCGAAGAATTCCGAGACTTTTCACAGATGGTGCTGTCACGCCTGGCAGGACTGAACAATTACGAGACTGAGGTTAAAAGCGAAGTAGAGAATTTGCTGACAAGAGTTGAACGAGCACAAAGGGACATAGACTATTTTGGATCTGTCACAGACTCTAATACATGTATAGAAGTAGGTGAAGACCTGGTGAAACAGCAGCTATtagaagcagaagaagaaaaaaggaaacttaaACTCATGCTTAACGCAA GTTGCGACCACATGCTTGCAGGTGTAAAGTCCCTAAAGATAGTTAAGAAGACGGGAGATAAGCATGGCTCTTGGATGAAAGATCCTGGCAAAAAGCatacaaagatttatttattaaatagttCAGtgaataatgttatttttgaatTCGCAAATATCATGACATTCATGGAAAGCAATCATACACTAAAAGCTCGCAGAATCACCCTGCCATTCCCCTGGGAAGGAACTGGCCATGTCATATATCAGGGTTTCCTGTTCTATCACAGACACGGCTCCTTAAATGAGATAATTAAATTCAAcatccagaaaagaaatatagctGATCAAATGGTCCTGCCAGGGGCTGGAAGGATTCCTGCCTATCAGCTTTCTCCATCTACAAAAATAGATCTTGCCATTGATGAGCAAGGGCTCTGGGCAATCCACTCAGAACCAGAGACTGGAGGCAACATTGTTGTTACTAAAATCAACCACGTAACCATGTCAGTGGAACACACTTGGGACACATCATGCAATAGCAAGGATGCTGAAGCAGCTTTCATAGCATGCAACACCCTCTATGTTGTGTACAACTTTCCTAGTGGAGGCACCTCACGCATACATTGTGTTTATGATGTTTTGGATGCTGTAAATACATACGAAATACCAGCACTGCATTTTCCAAAACGTCAGGGTAGCCATTCCACTGTACATTATGATcctaaagaaaagcagctccTTGCCTGGGGTGATGGATCTCAGATCATTTACAAGCTTCACACCACGCAAAAAGTTTAG